A region of Massilia sp. KIM DNA encodes the following proteins:
- a CDS encoding cupin domain-containing protein — translation MNTVVLPPAEPAEILMLYPGGYPVHLDVPQCDIGGAGTAMRFTLPLRGHNLPLRHARERKMVVALSGELRVRSGARVLAVLRPGEALLLPQGVGHRIFQHGPEPSTVGVALWPGRVEEAFRALARAVEARGFAREEAARILASFGLAWDNGATHEARGDVAVLPACVALERLPLLLAGALRERWRTWLRLSPGTGRANRIEGMEPGATLAPVNASKRS, via the coding sequence ATGAACACCGTCGTCCTTCCCCCGGCGGAGCCAGCCGAGATCCTGATGCTCTACCCTGGCGGCTATCCGGTCCATCTCGATGTCCCTCAGTGCGACATCGGTGGGGCCGGGACCGCGATGCGGTTCACCTTACCCCTGCGCGGCCATAACCTTCCCCTACGCCACGCGCGCGAGCGCAAAATGGTGGTCGCCCTGTCCGGCGAACTGCGGGTGCGCAGTGGTGCGCGAGTCCTGGCGGTGCTTCGTCCCGGCGAGGCGCTGTTGCTGCCGCAGGGCGTCGGTCACAGGATTTTCCAGCATGGACCGGAGCCGAGCACCGTCGGCGTCGCCCTGTGGCCAGGGAGGGTCGAAGAAGCCTTTCGCGCGCTGGCGCGGGCCGTCGAGGCGCGCGGCTTCGCGCGTGAGGAGGCCGCGCGAATCCTGGCGTCATTCGGGCTTGCCTGGGACAATGGCGCGACGCATGAGGCCAGAGGCGACGTCGCTGTCCTGCCGGCCTGCGTGGCGCTGGAACGGCTGCCGCTCCTGCTGGCGGGCGCGCTGCGTGAGCGATGGCGAACATGGCTGCGGCTGTCCCCGGGAACTGGACGCGCGAACCGCATCGAGGGGATGGAGCCTGGTGCGACACTCGCCCCGGTGAACGCGAGCAAGCGCTCGTAA
- a CDS encoding nuclear transport factor 2 family protein, with protein MSTNQEIRPPLPPFTRETAIQKVRLAEDGWNSRDAAKVALAYSLDTRWRNRAEFCNGRDEARAFLERKWNKELEYRLIKELWAFTDNRIAVRYAYESRDDSGNWYRSYGNENWEFGPDGLMINRYACINDMPIKEEERKFRWPLGRRPDDHPGLSELGL; from the coding sequence ATGTCGACCAATCAAGAAATCCGTCCCCCGCTCCCGCCCTTCACCCGCGAAACGGCGATCCAGAAGGTGCGCCTCGCCGAAGACGGTTGGAACAGCCGCGACGCCGCCAAGGTGGCGCTGGCCTACAGCCTGGACACCCGCTGGCGCAACCGCGCCGAGTTCTGCAACGGCCGCGACGAGGCGCGCGCCTTCCTCGAGCGTAAATGGAACAAGGAGCTCGAGTACCGCCTGATCAAGGAATTGTGGGCCTTCACGGACAACCGCATCGCGGTGCGCTACGCCTACGAAAGCCGCGACGACTCGGGCAACTGGTACCGCTCCTACGGCAACGAGAACTGGGAATTCGGCCCGGACGGCCTGATGATCAACCGCTACGCCTGCATCAACGACATGCCGATCAAGGAAGAGGAGCGCAAGTTCCGCTGGCCGCTGGGACGCCGCCCCGACGACCACCCCGGCCTGTCCGAGCTCGGGCTCTGA
- a CDS encoding RidA family protein, with amino-acid sequence MNKRDVVFPPGPRGLYELNRYSPAVRSGGFLFVSGQTGNRDDGTPEPDLEAQVRCAFANLNAVLEAGGCSFDDVVDFTIYIVDPQEKFERIWRVVREFWGEAPYPTATAVGVTWLYGFDLELKVVARIPTA; translated from the coding sequence ATGAACAAGCGCGACGTCGTGTTCCCGCCAGGTCCGCGCGGCCTGTATGAGCTGAATCGTTATTCCCCTGCCGTGCGGTCCGGAGGGTTCCTGTTTGTATCGGGACAGACGGGCAATCGCGATGACGGCACGCCGGAGCCGGACCTGGAGGCGCAAGTCAGATGCGCGTTCGCGAACCTGAACGCCGTTCTGGAAGCCGGAGGATGCAGCTTCGACGACGTTGTCGACTTCACGATCTATATCGTCGATCCGCAGGAGAAGTTCGAACGCATCTGGCGCGTGGTGCGAGAGTTCTGGGGCGAGGCCCCGTACCCCACGGCGACGGCGGTCGGCGTTACCTGGCTTTACGGTTTCGATCTCGAACTCAAGGTGGTTGCGCGCATTCCAACGGCCTGA
- a CDS encoding LysR family transcriptional regulator — MDQIHLMQVFAAVGEEEGFAAAARRLDLSPAAVTRAIASLEEKLGVKLLLRTTRNVRLTEAGQRYLDDVRNILASIEEANEAAAGVNAAPKGNLTITASVLFGKSFVMPCIVRYLSEYPEVEVTALFLDRIVNLVDEGIDVAVRIGHLPDSSLKALRVGQVRRVLCASPEYLARRGVPQHPSDLLHHTVIAASGVSPRVEWKFGAVDDPTMVRLRPRLTVTSNDAAIEAASAGLGICRLLSYQIADELGAGRLKIVLEEYEEAPWPVHLVHRESKFGSSKVRNFIDLLAEHLRAHPHLN, encoded by the coding sequence GTGGACCAGATTCACCTGATGCAGGTCTTTGCCGCCGTCGGCGAGGAAGAGGGTTTCGCCGCGGCCGCGCGCCGCCTCGACCTGTCGCCGGCGGCGGTCACGCGCGCGATCGCCAGCCTGGAGGAGAAGCTGGGTGTCAAGCTGCTGCTGCGCACCACCCGTAACGTGAGGCTGACCGAGGCCGGCCAGCGCTACCTGGACGACGTGCGCAACATCCTGGCCAGCATCGAGGAAGCCAACGAAGCGGCGGCTGGCGTCAACGCCGCGCCCAAGGGCAACCTGACGATCACCGCCTCGGTGCTGTTCGGGAAAAGCTTCGTCATGCCCTGCATCGTGCGCTACCTGAGCGAATATCCCGAGGTCGAGGTGACGGCGCTGTTCCTGGACCGGATCGTCAACCTGGTCGACGAGGGCATCGACGTCGCGGTGCGCATCGGCCACCTGCCGGATTCCAGCCTCAAGGCGCTGCGGGTGGGGCAGGTGCGGCGTGTGCTGTGCGCCTCGCCCGAATACCTGGCCAGGCGCGGCGTGCCCCAGCACCCGTCCGACCTTCTGCACCACACCGTGATCGCCGCCAGCGGCGTGTCGCCCCGGGTCGAGTGGAAGTTCGGCGCGGTCGACGACCCCACCATGGTGCGCCTGCGCCCGCGCCTGACCGTCACCAGCAACGACGCGGCGATCGAGGCGGCGTCGGCGGGCCTGGGCATCTGCCGGCTGCTGTCCTACCAGATCGCGGACGAACTCGGCGCCGGCCGCCTGAAGATCGTGCTGGAAGAGTACGAGGAGGCGCCCTGGCCGGTGCACCTGGTGCACCGCGAGAGCAAGTTCGGTTCGTCCAAGGTGAGGAATTTCATCGACCTGCTGGCCGAGCACCTGCGCGCCCACCCGCACCTGAACTGA
- a CDS encoding DsrE family protein, which produces MKAAIIILSDPKAGEEALGRMFNGLAAAYDFKQKDTEVGIYFQGTGTRWPGVLANSAHPIHALYKAVEDRVVGISCGCADVFGAREEVEKAGFDLITDNSVPGTSGLPSIAQISADGYTVFTF; this is translated from the coding sequence ATGAAAGCAGCCATCATCATCCTGTCCGATCCGAAAGCCGGCGAAGAAGCGCTCGGCCGCATGTTCAACGGGCTGGCCGCCGCCTACGACTTCAAGCAGAAGGATACCGAGGTCGGCATCTACTTCCAGGGTACCGGCACCCGCTGGCCCGGCGTGCTGGCGAACAGCGCGCACCCGATCCACGCGCTGTATAAAGCGGTGGAAGACCGGGTGGTGGGCATCTCCTGCGGCTGCGCCGACGTGTTCGGGGCGCGCGAGGAAGTCGAGAAAGCCGGCTTCGACCTGATCACCGACAACAGCGTGCCCGGCACCTCGGGCCTGCCGAGCATCGCCCAGATCTCGGCTGACGGCTACACCGTCTTCACCTTCTAA
- a CDS encoding PDR/VanB family oxidoreductase — protein sequence MRYRIDAIIPHGPAVKEFRLAPLDGAPLPPWQPGAHVELRFRSRAGNTHTNAYSVVGEAEGLLRIAVQREDQGRGGSRVLHEEFAPGMELELSQPLDSFRLHAGSARTVLIAGGIGITPILPMARALEASGAAYELHYIAHAPERLVLAEDWQSLDQGCVRTYVTQRDGRPDLDALIGPWEEGCELHACGPVSLLEAIRASATAQGWPQQHIRFESFGARAQDQDRPLRVHLVQSGMTLDVAPGKSILDAMIEAEAFVSYECKRGECGNCYAAVVRGDPVHRDVCLTPDQRAQGMTPCVSWASGPELELDL from the coding sequence ATGCGCTACCGTATCGACGCCATCATTCCCCACGGGCCGGCGGTCAAGGAGTTTCGCCTGGCTCCGCTCGACGGCGCGCCGCTTCCGCCCTGGCAGCCGGGCGCCCACGTGGAACTCCGCTTCCGCTCGCGCGCCGGGAACACGCACACCAATGCCTATTCGGTGGTCGGTGAAGCCGAGGGGCTGCTGCGCATCGCGGTGCAGCGCGAGGACCAGGGACGCGGCGGCTCGCGCGTGCTGCACGAGGAATTCGCGCCCGGCATGGAGCTGGAGCTGAGCCAGCCCCTGGACAGTTTCCGGCTGCATGCCGGCAGCGCGCGCACCGTCCTGATCGCGGGCGGCATCGGCATCACGCCGATCCTGCCGATGGCGCGCGCGCTCGAGGCCTCCGGCGCCGCCTACGAGTTGCACTACATCGCACATGCTCCCGAGCGCCTGGTGCTGGCCGAGGACTGGCAGTCACTGGACCAGGGCTGCGTGCGCACCTACGTGACGCAGCGCGACGGGCGCCCCGACCTGGATGCGCTGATCGGCCCATGGGAAGAGGGCTGCGAACTGCATGCCTGCGGGCCGGTCTCCCTGCTGGAGGCGATCCGCGCCAGCGCCACCGCCCAGGGCTGGCCGCAACAGCACATCCGCTTCGAAAGTTTCGGCGCGCGCGCCCAGGACCAGGACCGTCCGCTGCGCGTGCACCTGGTCCAGAGCGGAATGACGCTCGATGTCGCCCCAGGCAAGTCGATCCTGGACGCCATGATCGAGGCCGAGGCCTTCGTCTCCTACGAGTGCAAACGGGGCGAGTGCGGCAACTGCTACGCGGCCGTCGTCAGGGGCGATCCCGTGCACCGCGACGTCTGCCTCACCCCCGACCAGCGCGCACAGGGCATGACCCCCTGTGTGTCCTGGGCCAGCGGTCCCGAGCTTGAGCTCGATCTCTAA
- a CDS encoding pyridoxamine 5'-phosphate oxidase family protein: protein MTMTSVYHEGERAVQQSAGEVAIADRNGVVIADTILGGARPFLQKQSMVVLGSVDAEGAPWSTVLYGPPGFAHADVADAVILDLPLARRDPGDPFWANIGANPAIGMLFIELGSRRRYRINGTLARLDDQGIEVSVREAYPNCPKYIQRRQLRGMDGESSPALLGEGRAVVGEVRDIVRSADTVFVASNHPQRGADASHRGGNPGFVQVVHEGLLRIPDYPGNSLFNTFGNFQVDPRVGLCVPDFAGQRMLQLSGRARVLHGQDDGAHLSAGTGRFWEIEVDRWLLRRVPQRLEWEYLDASPFNPAVVEG, encoded by the coding sequence ATGACGATGACATCGGTTTATCATGAAGGCGAACGGGCCGTGCAGCAGTCGGCGGGCGAGGTCGCCATTGCCGACCGCAATGGCGTGGTCATCGCCGACACCATCCTGGGCGGCGCCCGGCCCTTCCTGCAGAAGCAGTCCATGGTGGTGCTGGGCAGCGTGGACGCGGAGGGCGCGCCCTGGTCGACGGTGCTGTACGGGCCGCCGGGCTTCGCCCACGCCGACGTCGCCGACGCCGTGATCCTTGACCTGCCACTCGCGCGGCGCGACCCGGGCGATCCGTTCTGGGCCAACATCGGCGCCAATCCGGCCATCGGCATGCTGTTCATCGAACTCGGCTCGCGCCGCCGCTACCGCATCAACGGAACGCTGGCGCGCCTGGACGACCAGGGTATCGAAGTAAGCGTGCGCGAAGCCTACCCGAATTGTCCGAAATACATCCAGCGCCGCCAGCTGCGCGGCATGGACGGCGAATCGTCGCCGGCGCTCCTGGGCGAGGGCAGGGCCGTGGTGGGCGAGGTGCGCGACATCGTGCGCAGCGCCGACACCGTGTTCGTGGCCAGCAACCACCCGCAGCGCGGCGCCGACGCCTCGCATCGGGGCGGCAACCCGGGCTTCGTGCAAGTGGTGCACGAAGGCCTGCTGCGCATCCCCGACTATCCCGGCAACAGCCTGTTCAACACTTTCGGCAACTTCCAGGTCGACCCGCGCGTCGGCCTGTGCGTGCCCGACTTCGCCGGCCAGCGCATGCTGCAGCTGAGCGGCCGGGCGCGCGTGCTGCATGGCCAGGACGACGGCGCCCACCTGAGCGCCGGCACCGGCCGCTTCTGGGAAATCGAGGTCGATCGCTGGCTGCTGCGCCGCGTGCCGCAGCGGCTGGAATGGGAATACCTGGACGCCTCGCCCTTCAACCCCGCCGTCGTGGAGGGCTGA
- a CDS encoding alpha/beta fold hydrolase — MHTLAAAALVLAGASQAAQAAPIAYRSVQVDGVSIAYREAGDPAKPSVLLLHGVPSSSRMYDALMRRLGDEFHLVAPDYPGFGNSQAPDPARYAYSFEHLAQTMGQFADALGMRRYVLLMQDYGAPVGMRLAVARPQAVRAMVFQNGNVYEEGLGAMWAKRKPYWADRAAHEAEVVAAHQSVALTRARHVGSDPNVEAYDPDLWMDEVAYLNRPGQARIQADLIYDYRHNLAAYPQWQAWLRQRQLPTLVVWGRHDLAFVEAGAHAFRRDLPQAQVHVLDGGHFVMDTRLDEVSALTRAFLRQLGAGPR, encoded by the coding sequence ATGCATACTCTCGCCGCCGCCGCCCTCGTCCTGGCCGGCGCCAGTCAGGCGGCGCAAGCCGCGCCGATCGCCTACCGCAGCGTCCAAGTCGATGGGGTCAGCATCGCCTACCGCGAGGCGGGCGATCCCGCCAAGCCCAGCGTCCTGCTACTGCACGGCGTGCCCAGCTCCTCGCGCATGTACGACGCGCTGATGCGGCGCCTGGGCGACGAGTTCCACCTGGTGGCCCCGGACTACCCCGGCTTCGGCAACAGCCAGGCGCCCGATCCGGCGCGCTACGCCTACAGCTTCGAGCACCTGGCGCAGACCATGGGGCAATTCGCCGACGCGCTCGGGATGCGGCGCTACGTCCTGCTGATGCAGGACTATGGCGCCCCGGTCGGGATGCGCCTGGCCGTGGCGCGTCCGCAGGCGGTGCGCGCCATGGTGTTCCAGAACGGGAACGTGTACGAGGAAGGCCTTGGCGCCATGTGGGCCAAGCGCAAACCGTATTGGGCCGACCGCGCCGCCCACGAGGCCGAGGTGGTGGCCGCACACCAGTCCGTGGCGCTCACGCGCGCACGCCATGTCGGCAGCGACCCGAACGTGGAAGCCTACGATCCCGACCTGTGGATGGACGAAGTCGCCTACCTGAACCGTCCAGGCCAGGCGCGCATCCAGGCCGACCTGATCTACGACTACCGCCACAACCTGGCCGCCTATCCGCAATGGCAGGCCTGGCTCAGGCAGCGCCAGCTCCCCACCCTGGTGGTCTGGGGCCGACACGACCTGGCCTTCGTCGAAGCCGGCGCCCACGCTTTCCGGCGCGACCTGCCCCAGGCCCAGGTGCACGTGCTGGACGGCGGCCACTTCGTGATGGACACCCGGCTCGACGAAGTGAGCGCGCTGACCCGCGCCTTCCTGCGCCAGCTTGGGGCCGGCCCGCGCTGA
- a CDS encoding NAD(P)H-dependent oxidoreductase, producing MNVLIVIAHPEPKSMNHAMAAAMQDQFEARGWSVAVSDLYAQRFRAAPSSADFRMLHDPVRFSLAHEQRLAQHSDGYRCDIQYQHKALRAADLVVFQFPLWWYAVPAILKGWVERVFGKGFAYDDTHMFETGLLRGKRALLSITTGGTRAELDADAVHTGSVEQFLKPFTGGVLAFSGIEVEEPFIAYAVGGMGQPEHDQVLAALRARVDRLAADMERLPSVDSPRQAA from the coding sequence ATGAACGTCCTGATCGTGATTGCCCACCCCGAACCCAAGAGCATGAATCATGCGATGGCCGCAGCCATGCAGGACCAGTTCGAAGCGCGAGGCTGGAGCGTGGCGGTCTCCGACCTCTACGCCCAGCGCTTCCGCGCAGCGCCCTCGAGCGCCGACTTCCGGATGCTGCACGATCCAGTGCGCTTCTCGCTGGCGCACGAGCAGCGCCTGGCCCAGCACAGCGACGGCTACCGCTGCGACATCCAGTACCAGCACAAGGCGCTGCGCGCCGCCGACCTGGTCGTGTTCCAGTTCCCGCTCTGGTGGTACGCGGTCCCGGCCATCCTGAAAGGCTGGGTCGAACGGGTGTTCGGCAAGGGCTTCGCCTACGACGACACCCACATGTTCGAGACCGGCCTGCTGCGCGGCAAGCGCGCCCTGCTGTCGATCACCACCGGCGGCACCCGCGCGGAGCTGGACGCCGACGCCGTCCACACCGGCAGCGTGGAGCAGTTCCTCAAACCCTTCACCGGCGGCGTACTCGCCTTTTCCGGTATCGAGGTCGAGGAACCCTTCATCGCCTACGCGGTGGGCGGCATGGGACAGCCCGAGCACGACCAGGTGCTTGCGGCCCTGCGCGCCCGGGTCGACCGCCTGGCCGCCGACATGGAGCGCCTGCCCTCCGTCGACTCGCCGCGGCAGGCCGCTTAG
- a CDS encoding MBL fold metallo-hydrolase, whose product MFRPHRVSRRAVLSLAAAMLANCLPASAQQDAGIGLVVLGSGGPGAVGRAGSSFLVLLDGVPRILVDAGGGAFTRLGETGLSLAKLDTILLTHLHADHAGGLPALLKARVVGGGGPAALTVVGPGGGPGFPSTTRLIALLFGKGGAFAYLPDFAAPLRFHVRDVASSASERVLVARDGLRILASAGHHGEAPAIIYRIEYQGRSICFSGDIDNKGHAALRRLARGVDLLVFNSVVLDPPGSPAQLYELHTPPRAIGELARDARVSALLLTHLNPGIDNAKEAVLASIRAAYDGPVAFARDGSRWPNEAGSPGLRLD is encoded by the coding sequence ATGTTCCGTCCACATCGGGTTTCGCGCCGCGCAGTGCTGTCGCTTGCCGCCGCCATGCTTGCGAACTGTCTTCCAGCCTCCGCCCAGCAGGACGCCGGGATTGGACTCGTGGTACTCGGGTCAGGCGGCCCCGGCGCCGTCGGTCGCGCCGGCAGCAGCTTCCTGGTGCTGCTCGACGGCGTGCCCCGCATCCTGGTCGACGCGGGTGGCGGCGCTTTCACCCGCCTTGGTGAGACCGGACTGAGCCTGGCCAAGCTCGACACCATACTGCTGACCCATCTGCACGCCGATCATGCGGGCGGACTGCCAGCCCTGCTCAAGGCGCGTGTTGTGGGCGGCGGCGGTCCCGCTGCGCTCACCGTCGTCGGTCCAGGCGGCGGCCCCGGTTTCCCGTCGACGACGCGGCTGATTGCGTTGCTATTCGGCAAAGGTGGCGCCTTCGCCTATCTTCCTGATTTCGCCGCGCCCCTGCGCTTTCACGTACGGGATGTGGCTTCCTCGGCAAGCGAGAGGGTCCTAGTTGCCCGCGACGGCCTGCGCATTCTCGCCAGCGCCGGCCACCATGGAGAGGCGCCGGCGATCATCTACCGTATCGAGTACCAGGGACGAAGCATCTGCTTCAGCGGCGATATCGACAACAAGGGACATGCCGCCCTGAGGCGACTGGCTCGCGGGGTGGACTTGCTGGTGTTTAATTCGGTGGTGCTGGACCCTCCAGGTTCCCCGGCCCAGCTCTATGAGCTCCATACGCCCCCGCGGGCCATCGGCGAGCTGGCCCGCGATGCGCGGGTCTCCGCACTCCTGCTCACCCACCTGAATCCAGGAATCGACAATGCGAAGGAAGCGGTACTGGCCTCGATACGGGCGGCCTACGACGGACCTGTCGCCTTCGCCCGGGACGGGTCGCGCTGGCCCAACGAGGCAGGCTCTCCTGGCTTGCGCCTGGATTGA
- a CDS encoding cupin-like domain-containing protein produces the protein MRKAQVADQGPWDKRKDEGRLPPRLAMPASEAEREALDSGRARRVEQARGIASIPALREAIRQASERLPAADTIPSLGRLDSAAFRLRAAEGLPFLIEGVVNRWPIAALDRSVLRGRFGALPVRARVGDYVGTAFAPDRAMRDMSMANYLDLVAQDSSPLPPYVGNLGLRELNALCHWPNYFAKPGPARFWIGPERTVTPLHCDYDDNLFAQVWGSKRIFLAPPHHDRYLYAREANPLLFASPFDPEAPDYAAYPLARHATLAECIVGPGDLLYVPAGWYHQVRALSFSLSSNRWSRALPMALGGRMP, from the coding sequence ATGAGGAAAGCGCAAGTTGCGGACCAAGGCCCGTGGGACAAGCGCAAGGACGAGGGGCGCCTGCCGCCGCGCTTGGCGATGCCCGCGTCCGAGGCGGAGCGGGAGGCGCTCGACTCCGGGCGCGCGCGCCGGGTGGAGCAGGCGCGCGGCATCGCTTCGATTCCGGCACTGCGCGAGGCGATCCGCCAGGCGTCCGAGCGACTACCTGCGGCAGACACCATTCCGAGCCTGGGCCGCCTGGACAGCGCGGCTTTCCGGCTTCGCGCAGCCGAGGGCCTGCCTTTTCTGATCGAGGGGGTGGTGAACCGCTGGCCGATCGCGGCGCTCGACCGCTCGGTGCTGCGCGGACGCTTCGGCGCGTTGCCGGTGCGGGCCCGGGTCGGCGACTACGTCGGGACCGCGTTCGCGCCCGACCGCGCGATGCGGGACATGAGCATGGCGAACTATCTCGACCTGGTCGCGCAGGATTCCAGCCCGCTGCCTCCCTACGTGGGCAACCTGGGTCTACGTGAGCTCAACGCGCTGTGCCATTGGCCCAACTACTTTGCCAAGCCTGGCCCGGCGCGCTTCTGGATCGGCCCGGAGCGCACGGTCACACCCCTGCACTGCGACTACGACGACAACCTGTTCGCCCAGGTATGGGGGAGCAAGCGCATCTTTCTGGCGCCGCCGCATCACGACCGCTACCTGTACGCCCGCGAAGCCAATCCTTTGCTGTTCGCCTCTCCTTTCGACCCCGAAGCGCCGGACTACGCGGCCTACCCGCTCGCCCGTCATGCCACGTTGGCCGAATGCATCGTCGGGCCGGGGGATCTGCTCTACGTGCCAGCGGGCTGGTACCACCAGGTGCGGGCGCTGAGCTTCTCGCTGTCTTCCAACCGCTGGTCGAGGGCCCTGCCGATGGCACTTGGCGGTCGAATGCCCTGA
- a CDS encoding helix-turn-helix domain-containing protein: MMTSAYGGLETSLAVPPVLSSLDRPWDGMEVRCFEWRSPGAALWHAQDRHLLAVHLAGPMCATLGRGAMLETIPVGAGSVGWHPRGTVSSWTWESRCALALVCIDPALLRHLAIANGCADWLERETQACPARRDPFAERLVALFVDELRKPPHPFQCQISQALTQALGLHLVQRFHARPALLGPAPHGLSPQTLERVLDYIETHLHEHIALQSLAQVAHVSRFHFARLFKESTGCSPMAYLERRRIARAQLLMRQGEASLGKIAAMVGYADQSYFTRRFRLNVGMTPAVFARRHARAAAQEA, from the coding sequence ATGATGACGAGCGCCTACGGCGGCCTGGAAACGTCCCTCGCCGTCCCACCCGTGTTATCGAGTCTCGACCGTCCCTGGGACGGCATGGAAGTGCGGTGTTTCGAGTGGCGCTCGCCCGGCGCGGCGCTCTGGCACGCGCAGGATCGGCACCTGCTCGCCGTTCACTTGGCCGGACCGATGTGCGCGACCCTCGGTCGCGGCGCGATGCTCGAAACGATTCCGGTCGGCGCGGGCAGCGTGGGCTGGCACCCACGCGGTACGGTCTCGAGCTGGACCTGGGAATCGCGCTGCGCGCTGGCCCTGGTCTGCATCGATCCGGCGCTGTTGCGTCACTTGGCGATCGCAAATGGCTGCGCGGACTGGCTGGAGCGCGAGACGCAGGCCTGTCCGGCGCGACGCGACCCTTTCGCGGAACGCCTGGTCGCACTGTTCGTGGATGAACTCAGGAAGCCGCCCCATCCTTTCCAATGCCAGATCAGCCAGGCCCTGACCCAGGCGCTGGGGCTGCATCTGGTGCAGCGCTTCCACGCCAGGCCGGCCCTGCTGGGGCCAGCCCCTCACGGTCTATCGCCGCAGACGCTGGAGCGCGTGCTCGACTACATCGAAACGCACCTGCACGAGCACATCGCGCTGCAGTCGCTGGCCCAGGTAGCCCACGTCAGCCGTTTCCACTTCGCCCGGCTGTTCAAGGAGAGCACGGGCTGCTCTCCCATGGCCTATCTCGAGCGCCGCCGCATCGCCCGGGCCCAGCTGCTGATGCGCCAGGGAGAAGCCTCGCTCGGCAAGATCGCGGCCATGGTTGGCTACGCGGACCAGAGTTACTTCACCCGGCGCTTTCGCCTCAACGTCGGCATGACGCCGGCGGTGTTCGCCCGCCGCCATGCGCGCGCGGCCGCGCAGGAAGCCTAA
- a CDS encoding SDR family oxidoreductase, producing MSKTILITGAAGGFGRGAAIGMARKGHNIIATVHVSSQVTPLREEVARLGLSERIKVARLDLTDRYDIAQALRWDFDVLWNNAGMGEAGPVWEIPLDLVRNNFEVNVFLPLDLTQRVVRKWIDDGRAAGRKVVFTSSMGGLFTPANWGTYVATKHALESVAEALQQELAPWGIKIQTINPGAYYTGYNETMADNPFRWLDESRHLTRPAALRQAFDDFFATPEGSMDAQEMIDRMIEIVPADSGKFRNVVPQAVEDMLKRHQAEAWDNPI from the coding sequence ATGTCTAAGACTATCCTGATCACCGGCGCCGCAGGCGGCTTCGGACGCGGCGCAGCCATCGGCATGGCCCGCAAGGGTCACAACATCATCGCCACCGTGCACGTGTCGTCCCAGGTCACGCCGCTGCGCGAAGAGGTCGCGCGCCTTGGACTGTCCGAGCGCATCAAGGTGGCCCGACTGGACCTGACGGACCGCTACGACATCGCCCAGGCCTTGCGCTGGGACTTCGACGTCCTGTGGAACAACGCCGGCATGGGCGAGGCCGGACCGGTGTGGGAGATCCCGCTCGACCTGGTGCGCAACAACTTCGAGGTCAACGTCTTCCTGCCGCTCGACCTGACCCAGCGAGTGGTGCGCAAATGGATCGACGACGGCCGCGCGGCCGGCCGCAAGGTGGTGTTCACCTCGTCCATGGGCGGCCTGTTCACGCCGGCCAACTGGGGCACCTACGTGGCCACCAAGCATGCGCTGGAGTCGGTGGCCGAGGCGCTGCAGCAGGAACTGGCGCCCTGGGGCATCAAGATCCAGACCATCAACCCGGGCGCCTATTACACGGGTTACAACGAGACCATGGCCGACAACCCCTTCCGCTGGCTGGACGAGAGCAGGCACCTCACCCGCCCGGCCGCGCTGCGCCAGGCCTTCGACGACTTCTTCGCCACCCCGGAGGGCAGCATGGACGCCCAGGAAATGATCGACCGCATGATCGAGATCGTTCCCGCCGACAGCGGCAAATTCCGCAACGTGGTCCCTCAGGCTGTCGAGGACATGCTCAAGCGCCATCAGGCCGAAGCCTGGGACAACCCGATCTGA